AAATGTATCAAACTGATCCGCCTTCTCCGCCTCAAGAGTCACTCCCCACCATGTATGATTTACCCAGTGAGTATCCGAACGAGACGGGTGTGCCAGACGAATTTCATATTTATCAGTCGCAACTGCTGCAAGAAACCTTTATTCCGCCGAATTATTCCCAAGAGGAGGTATTTACCGCAATTGATCTGAATCTGTATTATGATGTGCATCATCCCTTACGTTATAAACGTCCAGACTGGTTCGCTGTGTTGGGAAATTCTCGCTTATATCAGGGCCGAGAGCTCCGGTTAAGTTATGTGATGTGGCAGGAGGGAATTGCGCCATTTATGGTCGTGGAGTTACTCTCTCCGAGTACTGAAAAAGAAGACTTAGGACAAACAGTGCGAGACGCAAGCCAACCACCAACCAAATGGGAAGTGTATGAACGCTTGCTGCGAATTCCGTATTATATCCTTTACAATCGCTACAATCGTGAGTTTAGAGCCTATCAGAATATTGCGGGACATTATCAACCCCTTGAATTAGGAAACAGGGGCTTATGGTTATCGGATGTACAGTTGGGGTTAAATCGCTGGGAAGGCACGTATGCCAATATCTCGGCAGAATGGTTGCGCTGGTATGATCAAGAAGGAAATTGGATTCCTACCCTGGCTGAGCAGCGATCGCGCGCCCAACAAGACACTCAAATCGCTCAGCAAGAAGCCCAAATTGCCCAGCAACGAGCAGACGCAGCCGAACGCGCCCTGAGTGCTGAAAAAGCCAAAGCCGAACAACTGGCTGCCCGTTTACGAGAACTGGGAATTGATCCGGATGAATAGTGCTTATTCCCAAAGTCGTCGGCGCGGAGAACCATTCAATCGCTGATGCGTATCTTGTAACAAGTGCGGGATCTCTAACTGTTCTGGACAACGGGGCAAACAATCGCCACATTCCGTACAGCGGTTGCCTTTATTGCCCGGAAACCAATGCCCGGCATTTTCAAACATGCCATAGCGATATTGCCCAAAATTTGTCATGTCATAGGCAACGGCTAAATTTCGTAAACGCAAGACTTCGGGAATATTAATGGATTCAGGACAAGGCAAGCATTCATAACATTGACTGCATTTATCCTCACCCAGAGCCGTTTCTAACGCCTGTTCTAAGCGTTTTAACACAGCTTGCTCTTCTGCGATTAGGGGGAACGTCTCATCAGCAACATCCAGTGCTGGCAATAATTCTGAGGGGTTTGCTGCCCCTAAACTGAGGGTGGTAATTCGGGGATCGCTGAGGAGAAAGCGATAATTTAGCGTTTGTGGCGAAAAGGGAGCGCAGAGTTCTTTTAGTTTCTGCGGTGGGGCATAAAGTTGTCCGCCTTTATCAGTGGGAGAAATAATGAAAACCCCCATATCGCGAGCATAAGCCGCAGCAACTGCCGGTTCATTCCGTTGCCAAAAGTAGTAATAGTGAAGATTGACAAAGGAAAATAACTCCGTTTGGATGGCAGCGAGGATAATTTCTAGAGGAGCATGAGTTGAAAAGCCAATCTGTTTGATTTTTCCTTTCTGTTGTGCCTCCTGAAGGGGGGCTAAACAACTGTTTTTTCCGGTTACCCAACTCAAATGTTCCCAAGTGTTGAGTCCATGAATCGCAACGCTATCGAGATAATCGACTTGTAATCGTTCTAAACTTGCTGCAAGAGCCGCTTCTATTTGTTCTGGGTTGGGAGTAGGAGCAAGTTTTGTGGTGAGATAGAGATTGGTTCGGGATGAGGTGAGGGTTTGGAGTGCTTTACCGATATATTCTTCGCTCTTACCATAAGCACTGGCGGTTTCAATATGATTAATCCCGCTTTCTAGGGCTTGCTGGAGGGTGGCGGTGAACGAAGGCGGATCACCTAAACCCCGCATGGTTCCTAGAGAAAAAACAGATAGGGGAAGATTCGTTGTTCCAAACCGCCGGTATTGCATCAGTTAACTGGATTCTTCGTTATTTTTAGACGATTGCCCACGAATGAAGTCTTCTGGACTCAAATTAGATAGAAATTCTTTGAAGGCTTGTTTTTCTTCTTCATCGGCATCGCGATCCACGGGAATGGAGGCTTCTGCAATCACTTCTTCCATCACCCAAATCCGGCTATTGGTACGAACCGCGATCGCGATCGCGTCACTGGGACGACAATCAATCTCTCGGATCTCTTCTCCCTGTTGGAGACACAGCAGTGCATAGAAGGTATTATCTTGCAAGGCATGAATAATCACCCGCGTCACTGTCATTTCCCAGGTATCGAAAATATTGACCATTAAATCATGGGTCAGGGGGCGAGGTGGCGTTTGGTTTTCGATTGCCCCCATAATCGCTTTCGCTTGGTCTTGTCCAATATAAATGGGCAACGCCCTACGCTCAGAATGATCTTTCAAGAGCGCGATCGGGCTTCGCGTTATGGCATCCAAGGCAATCCCAGCAACTTTCATTTCAATCATCAGCTTAGCCTCTCTTGCACTGCTCTCAGCATTGAGTTTTACTTTGGCGTGATACGGTACACTGAATCAGAGCACCGATCATCCCCTATTGTACTTTTTTCCTTGTCCTGCTCCTACCTTATTTCTCGTTGAGCAGGCGTTTAATCAATCACTCAGCCTACGAATTCACCTATGTTTACCGGATTAATTCAAGCTC
This is a stretch of genomic DNA from Cyanobacteria bacterium GSL.Bin1. It encodes these proteins:
- a CDS encoding aldo/keto reductase; amino-acid sequence: MQYRRFGTTNLPLSVFSLGTMRGLGDPPSFTATLQQALESGINHIETASAYGKSEEYIGKALQTLTSSRTNLYLTTKLAPTPNPEQIEAALAASLERLQVDYLDSVAIHGLNTWEHLSWVTGKNSCLAPLQEAQQKGKIKQIGFSTHAPLEIILAAIQTELFSFVNLHYYYFWQRNEPAVAAAYARDMGVFIISPTDKGGQLYAPPQKLKELCAPFSPQTLNYRFLLSDPRITTLSLGAANPSELLPALDVADETFPLIAEEQAVLKRLEQALETALGEDKCSQCYECLPCPESINIPEVLRLRNLAVAYDMTNFGQYRYGMFENAGHWFPGNKGNRCTECGDCLPRCPEQLEIPHLLQDTHQRLNGSPRRRLWE
- a CDS encoding bifunctional nuclease family protein, with translation MIEMKVAGIALDAITRSPIALLKDHSERRALPIYIGQDQAKAIMGAIENQTPPRPLTHDLMVNIFDTWEMTVTRVIIHALQDNTFYALLCLQQGEEIREIDCRPSDAIAIAVRTNSRIWVMEEVIAEASIPVDRDADEEEKQAFKEFLSNLSPEDFIRGQSSKNNEESS